From Ancylobacter pratisalsi, one genomic window encodes:
- a CDS encoding DUF3008 family protein, with translation MPAKSKAQQMAAGAALSAKRGETPRSELQGASKSMMESMTEKELEELASTPRKGKPDHVGDTKK, from the coding sequence ATGCCGGCAAAATCCAAGGCACAGCAGATGGCGGCCGGTGCCGCCCTTTCCGCCAAGCGCGGCGAGACGCCCAGGAGCGAGCTTCAGGGCGCATCGAAGTCGATGATGGAATCAATGACCGAGAAGGAACTTGAGGAACTCGCCTCCACGCCCCGCAAGGGCAAGCCGGACCACGTCGGGGACACCAAGAAGTAG
- a CDS encoding ferritin-like domain-containing protein has product MSIFSKDIKTMDDLFVHQLQDIYYAEKQIVKALPKMIDKTTDAKLKADFSKHLTETEGHITRVEEVFKMHGAKAKAVDCPAIDGILKEADEIAGEVADKQVLDAALIAAAQAVEHYEITRYGTLVAWAKLLGRSDCASVLAKNLAEEHNADAKLTKLAESRVNLQAAE; this is encoded by the coding sequence ATGAGTATTTTCAGCAAAGACATCAAAACCATGGATGATCTCTTCGTTCATCAGCTTCAGGATATCTATTACGCCGAGAAGCAGATTGTGAAGGCTCTGCCGAAGATGATCGACAAGACGACGGATGCGAAGCTGAAGGCCGACTTCTCCAAGCATCTGACCGAGACCGAGGGCCACATCACGCGTGTGGAAGAGGTCTTCAAGATGCACGGCGCCAAGGCCAAGGCCGTCGATTGCCCGGCGATCGACGGCATCCTGAAGGAAGCCGATGAAATTGCCGGCGAGGTCGCTGACAAGCAGGTGCTGGACGCCGCGCTGATCGCCGCCGCGCAGGCCGTGGAGCATTACGAGATCACGCGCTACGGCACGTTGGTGGCGTGGGCCAAGCTGCTGGGCCGCTCGGATTGCGCCAGCGTGTTGGCGAAGAATCTGGCCGAGGAGCACAACGCGGATGCCAAGCTGACCAAGCTGGCTGAATCGCGGGTGAACCTCCAGGCCGCCGAGTAA
- a CDS encoding endonuclease/exonuclease/phosphatase family protein: protein MPRPAGTLRLMTWNIHGGIGPDRRFDLDRVAALIAGHAPDILALQEIDTRGRSVDVLAPLQGLAIGHFTEARTIAVPDGHYGHALFSRWPAEEVVLHDLSHRRHEPRIAIETVLGTEHGPLHLVAVHLGLAITERRRQARALAAMAGSKPGISTVMLGDFNDWFSFGDVSRAMRRELPERTRLRTFPARRPALRLDRVYCGVPGMLADAFSDPSARLCSDHLPVIADIRLPAPAGAEAEPLLSRHVDLAHSKTGRETGSADDEPERAGPEPADADAGSRAHT from the coding sequence ATGCCCCGCCCTGCGGGGACGCTGCGGCTGATGACGTGGAATATCCATGGCGGCATCGGCCCGGATCGGCGCTTCGATCTGGACCGCGTCGCCGCGCTGATCGCCGGCCACGCACCGGACATTCTCGCTTTGCAGGAAATCGACACCCGCGGGCGCAGCGTCGATGTGCTGGCGCCGCTCCAGGGCCTCGCCATCGGCCATTTCACCGAGGCGCGTACCATCGCGGTGCCGGACGGACACTACGGCCACGCGCTGTTCTCGCGCTGGCCGGCTGAGGAGGTCGTGCTCCACGATCTCTCACACCGCCGGCATGAGCCGCGCATCGCCATCGAGACCGTGCTGGGCACCGAGCACGGCCCCTTGCATCTCGTGGCGGTCCATCTCGGCCTCGCCATCACGGAGCGTCGGCGCCAGGCCCGGGCACTCGCCGCGATGGCGGGGAGCAAGCCCGGGATCTCGACCGTGATGCTCGGCGACTTCAACGACTGGTTTTCCTTCGGTGACGTCAGCCGGGCGATGCGGCGGGAGCTTCCCGAGCGCACGCGCCTTCGCACCTTTCCCGCTCGCCGCCCCGCGCTGCGGCTCGACCGCGTCTATTGCGGTGTGCCGGGCATGCTGGCCGATGCGTTCAGCGACCCTTCGGCCAGGCTTTGCTCCGACCACCTGCCTGTCATCGCGGACATTCGTCTGCCCGCTCCCGCCGGCGCGGAGGCGGAACCCCTCCTGTCGCGGCACGTTGACCTTGCACACAGCAAGACAGGTCGTGAGACGGGAAGCGCAGATGATGAGCCCGAACGAGCAGGTCCCGAACCCGCCGATGCCGACGCCGGATCCCGCGCCCATACGTGA
- a CDS encoding VTT domain-containing protein — translation MSQHSLQLAEDLVESALAERPVPPTVAPPERLGEGPLLRPGRNTWKVEQAARASVLVDGGAYFGALRQAMTMARDTIHICGWDLDSRMKLVDESGEAKDGLPETLADFLSALVKRNPRLRVRLLLWDYSVLFAFERELTPLYSFLWSTPAQIELCLDDALPLGASHHQKVVVIDDAIAFSGGLDLTRRRWDVSEHLPDDPRRTDPTGARYAPFHDVQMAVDGPAARALGKLFLQRWQRAACERLPSSRPNRGADRWPDRLVPDFHDVGIGIARTLPAYPDAAEVREVETLFFDMVDVAERYIYIENQFFTCEHITGRLVERMSARPELEVVIVMPQGYRGWFEHRAMGIGRQRVLEKFAAAGMARRVRMLYPESVASNEATPIMVHSKVTIIDDRILRIGSANLCNRSMGFDSECDLVVDAADEKQRAAVAAVRDRLLAEHVGMSPEEVGAIVERTGSLAAVLDASDEKAARRLVEVSSSAGSDEFSMPAIDALADPIEPIYDERPEPEAPGRLKWIIPVVAAVAVIVALVLAWSYSPFTEPEKIIGALEGLSQHPWAPALMVVIFVLGGLVVFPVTVLMVATVAVFGGWSGAILAAIGALASAAVTFGIGRYLGAGLVRRFIGPRIGRIRRGLADQGVLTVATMRLVPIAPFTFVNLVAGAAELRFIDYMLGSAIGMLPGLVVMTALGRQIVELVTAPSLLSVAALIGVIMLWVLCSFGLQLLVSRFRRTA, via the coding sequence ATGTCGCAGCATTCCCTCCAGCTCGCTGAAGATCTCGTCGAGAGCGCCCTCGCCGAACGTCCGGTACCTCCCACCGTTGCGCCGCCAGAGCGGCTGGGCGAGGGACCTTTGCTGCGTCCCGGCCGCAACACGTGGAAGGTGGAGCAGGCGGCGCGCGCCAGCGTCCTGGTCGATGGCGGGGCCTATTTCGGCGCGCTGCGCCAGGCAATGACGATGGCGCGCGACACCATCCACATCTGTGGCTGGGATCTCGACAGCCGGATGAAGCTGGTGGACGAAAGCGGAGAGGCCAAGGATGGTCTGCCGGAGACGCTGGCCGATTTTCTGTCGGCGCTCGTGAAGCGCAACCCGCGTCTGCGGGTTCGCCTGCTGCTCTGGGACTATTCGGTACTGTTCGCCTTCGAGCGCGAGCTCACCCCGCTCTATTCCTTCCTGTGGAGCACGCCGGCGCAGATCGAACTATGCCTCGACGATGCCCTGCCGCTGGGCGCCTCGCACCACCAGAAGGTCGTCGTTATCGACGACGCGATCGCCTTTTCTGGCGGGCTGGATCTGACCCGGCGGCGCTGGGACGTCAGCGAGCATCTGCCGGACGATCCACGTCGGACCGACCCGACGGGGGCGCGCTATGCGCCGTTCCACGACGTACAGATGGCGGTCGACGGTCCAGCGGCGCGGGCGCTGGGGAAGCTGTTCCTTCAGCGGTGGCAGCGCGCGGCGTGCGAGCGCTTGCCATCCTCCCGGCCCAATCGCGGGGCGGATCGCTGGCCGGACAGGCTGGTTCCCGATTTCCATGACGTCGGCATCGGGATTGCCCGCACCCTCCCCGCCTATCCCGATGCCGCCGAGGTTCGCGAGGTCGAGACCCTGTTCTTCGATATGGTCGATGTCGCCGAGCGCTACATCTATATCGAGAACCAGTTCTTCACCTGCGAGCACATCACCGGGCGTCTGGTCGAACGCATGTCGGCGCGCCCGGAACTTGAAGTCGTGATTGTGATGCCGCAGGGCTATCGCGGCTGGTTCGAGCATCGCGCCATGGGCATCGGGCGCCAGCGTGTGCTGGAGAAGTTCGCGGCGGCGGGGATGGCGCGCCGGGTGCGGATGCTCTACCCCGAATCCGTTGCCTCCAACGAGGCGACGCCGATCATGGTCCATTCCAAGGTGACGATCATTGACGACCGCATCCTGCGCATCGGCTCGGCCAATCTGTGCAACAGGTCGATGGGGTTCGACAGCGAGTGCGACCTCGTGGTCGACGCCGCCGACGAGAAACAGCGCGCGGCGGTGGCGGCGGTGCGTGACCGTCTGCTCGCGGAGCATGTCGGCATGAGCCCCGAGGAGGTCGGTGCCATCGTCGAGCGTACCGGCTCTCTTGCCGCGGTGCTCGATGCCAGCGATGAGAAAGCGGCGCGCCGGCTGGTTGAGGTGTCGTCGTCGGCCGGCTCCGACGAGTTCTCGATGCCCGCCATCGACGCACTCGCCGATCCGATCGAGCCGATCTACGACGAGCGCCCGGAACCCGAGGCGCCTGGCCGCCTCAAATGGATCATCCCCGTCGTGGCGGCCGTGGCCGTGATCGTGGCCCTCGTGCTGGCCTGGAGCTACTCGCCCTTCACCGAGCCGGAGAAGATTATCGGGGCACTGGAGGGCCTTTCCCAGCACCCGTGGGCGCCCGCGCTCATGGTGGTCATCTTCGTGCTCGGCGGGTTGGTGGTGTTTCCGGTCACCGTGCTCATGGTGGCGACGGTTGCCGTTTTCGGTGGCTGGTCCGGTGCCATTCTCGCGGCGATCGGCGCACTGGCGAGCGCCGCCGTCACCTTCGGAATCGGCCGTTATCTCGGCGCCGGGCTGGTGCGACGCTTCATCGGCCCACGCATCGGCCGCATCCGACGCGGCCTTGCCGACCAGGGTGTGCTCACCGTGGCGACGATGCGCCTGGTGCCGATCGCGCCGTTCACCTTCGTCAATCTCGTGGCCGGGGCGGCGGAGCTGCGCTTCATCGACTACATGCTGGGCTCAGCCATCGGGATGCTGCCCGGTCTCGTGGTGATGACGGCCCTGGGCCGGCAGATCGTCGAGCTGGTCACGGCTCCGTCGCTGCTCAGCGTCGCTGCGCTGATCGGCGTCATCATGCTCTGGGTGCTGTGTTCCTTCGGCCTGCAATTGCTGGTCAGCCGTTTCCGGAGGACGGCTTGA
- a CDS encoding M20 aminoacylase family protein, which yields MSEQPLPGVVPAIAARADEMTGWRRTLHAMPETAFEEHRTSAYVAEKLESFGLELHRGLAGTGLVATLHGQRGAGPAIGLRADMDALDIHEATNLAYRSDTPGKMHACGHDGHMTMLLGAARHLAENPDFAGTVHFIFQPAEENEGGGKVMVEQGLFDLFPMQQVYGLHNWPNAPFGTFLGRVGPMFAAFDIFEVKILGRGAHAAMPQRGIDPVLAASLVVAQLQSIVARSVSPQEAAVLTVTQIHGGETWNIIPDEVVLRGTARTFTPEVRDLVEQRFRAVVEGVCAAQGAQAQIRYERRYPSLVNWKEPFGTAIETARATAGDDRVIADFEPIMAAEDFAYMLEAVPGAYLCLASGPGPNLHNAEYDFNDALLPVGASYWVNLVHQVLAPAS from the coding sequence ATGAGCGAGCAGCCACTTCCGGGCGTGGTGCCGGCGATCGCGGCCCGGGCGGACGAGATGACCGGCTGGCGGCGCACCCTTCACGCCATGCCGGAGACCGCCTTCGAGGAGCATCGCACCAGCGCCTATGTCGCCGAGAAGCTGGAGAGCTTCGGCCTGGAGCTGCATCGCGGCCTTGCCGGCACGGGTCTGGTGGCGACCCTTCACGGCCAGCGCGGGGCGGGACCCGCCATCGGACTGCGGGCTGACATGGACGCGCTCGACATCCATGAGGCCACGAACCTCGCCTATCGCTCCGATACGCCGGGCAAGATGCACGCCTGCGGCCATGACGGGCACATGACCATGCTGCTCGGCGCCGCGCGTCATCTCGCCGAGAACCCCGATTTCGCCGGCACGGTCCACTTCATCTTCCAGCCGGCGGAAGAGAACGAGGGCGGCGGCAAGGTGATGGTTGAACAGGGTCTGTTCGACCTGTTCCCGATGCAGCAGGTCTATGGACTGCATAACTGGCCCAATGCCCCCTTCGGCACCTTTCTCGGGCGGGTGGGACCGATGTTCGCCGCTTTCGACATCTTCGAGGTGAAGATCCTCGGCCGCGGCGCCCACGCCGCCATGCCCCAGCGCGGCATCGACCCGGTGCTGGCGGCCTCTCTGGTCGTTGCCCAGCTCCAGTCGATCGTCGCGCGCTCGGTGAGCCCGCAGGAGGCTGCGGTCCTGACCGTCACCCAGATTCATGGTGGCGAGACCTGGAACATCATCCCTGACGAGGTTGTGCTGCGCGGCACCGCGCGCACCTTCACGCCCGAGGTGCGCGATCTCGTCGAGCAGCGCTTTCGCGCCGTCGTCGAGGGTGTCTGCGCGGCGCAGGGGGCACAGGCGCAGATCCGCTACGAGCGGCGTTACCCGTCGCTGGTGAACTGGAAAGAGCCGTTCGGGACCGCCATCGAGACCGCCCGCGCCACGGCCGGTGATGACCGCGTGATTGCCGATTTCGAGCCCATCATGGCAGCGGAGGACTTCGCCTACATGCTGGAGGCGGTGCCCGGCGCCTATCTTTGCCTTGCCAGCGGTCCGGGGCCGAACCTTCACAACGCGGAGTACGACTTCAACGACGCATTGCTGCCGGTGGGGGCCAGCTACTGGGTCAATCTCGTCCACCAGGTCCTGGCACCCGCCAGCTGA
- a CDS encoding MFS transporter — MTYSSPAAPHQPPRSGGLFINGLGLGQLCSWGSLYYSFPLIAQAMSTDLGWSKTELYGAATLGLALAGLCAYPIGVAIDRGHGRWVMAGGSLVAGLLLILWAQADSLILFYGAVAGIGAMQAATLYEPAFAVVARKSGPAHARAGITALTMWGGFASTVFIPLIQLLLDQLGWRDTLLILGAINILVCGMVNFAAIETVADAPVHPPRNGASPGGRSAIGEAVRQPAFWALAVAFTAYSAMFSGFTFHAYPLLIERGFDTATVVGAIAIIGPAQVTGRLAIWLLAPRAPVRVVGSLIVAVFPLAFLALEFMPRDFALVALFAVSFGAVNGILTIVRGLVVPELITRRAYGAVNGALSFPATIARAVAPMGLALLWTTTGSYDAVLMAIVAGSMVLALGFWCAAALAGAGPQD, encoded by the coding sequence GTGACCTACTCATCGCCCGCCGCCCCCCATCAGCCGCCACGCTCCGGCGGCCTGTTCATCAACGGGCTCGGCCTGGGTCAGCTCTGCTCCTGGGGTTCGCTCTATTACAGCTTCCCGCTGATCGCGCAGGCGATGAGCACCGATCTTGGCTGGTCCAAGACCGAGCTTTACGGCGCGGCGACGCTCGGCCTCGCGCTCGCGGGCCTCTGCGCCTATCCGATCGGGGTCGCCATCGATCGCGGCCATGGCCGATGGGTGATGGCCGGCGGATCGCTTGTGGCCGGGCTGCTCCTGATCCTGTGGGCGCAGGCCGACAGCCTCATCCTGTTCTATGGCGCGGTCGCCGGCATCGGTGCCATGCAGGCGGCGACCCTCTACGAGCCTGCCTTCGCCGTGGTGGCGCGCAAGTCCGGCCCGGCCCATGCGCGCGCGGGCATTACCGCGCTCACCATGTGGGGCGGCTTCGCCTCCACCGTCTTCATCCCCCTGATCCAGCTCCTTCTCGACCAGCTGGGCTGGCGGGATACGCTGCTCATCCTCGGCGCCATCAATATTCTGGTCTGCGGCATGGTGAACTTTGCAGCCATAGAAACCGTCGCCGATGCCCCGGTGCACCCGCCCAGAAATGGCGCGTCACCGGGCGGGCGATCGGCGATTGGCGAGGCGGTGCGCCAGCCGGCCTTCTGGGCGCTGGCCGTGGCCTTCACCGCCTATTCAGCGATGTTCTCGGGCTTCACCTTCCACGCCTATCCGCTGCTGATCGAACGCGGCTTCGACACCGCCACCGTGGTCGGAGCCATCGCGATCATCGGCCCGGCGCAGGTGACGGGTCGCCTGGCGATCTGGCTGCTGGCGCCGCGCGCGCCGGTGCGTGTGGTCGGCTCGCTGATCGTCGCGGTGTTTCCGCTGGCGTTCCTGGCGCTGGAATTCATGCCGCGCGACTTCGCGCTGGTGGCGCTGTTCGCCGTCAGTTTTGGCGCGGTCAACGGCATCCTCACCATTGTGCGCGGGCTGGTGGTGCCTGAATTGATCACGCGGCGGGCCTATGGCGCGGTTAACGGCGCGCTGTCCTTTCCCGCGACGATCGCCCGTGCCGTCGCCCCCATGGGCCTCGCCCTGCTCTGGACCACGACCGGAAGCTACGATGCGGTGCTGATGGCGATCGTGGCCGGCTCGATGGTCCTGGCCCTGGGGTTCTGGTGCGCCGCCGCGCTTGCCGGCGCGGGCCCGCAGGACTGA
- a CDS encoding sulfite exporter TauE/SafE family protein: MLSPELVFALAAVPAAAAVGMGKGGVPMIGTLSVPIMSLVMPPIAAAGLLLPVYVVSDMFGVWAYRREFSGRNLAILMPAGALGIGVGWATASIVTDALVALMVGLIGLAFCLNRWFGGAARAARSADVPRGLFWGVVAGFTSFVTHAGGPPFQMYVVPQRLPKMVFAGTSTILFAVINALKLGPYWALGQLSLPNLKIAGLLLPVAVASTFFGVRVTRILPEVLFYRLVVSALFLLSLKLTYDGVTHMAGL, from the coding sequence ATGCTGAGTCCCGAACTGGTCTTCGCCCTCGCGGCCGTGCCCGCGGCGGCGGCGGTAGGCATGGGAAAGGGTGGGGTGCCGATGATCGGCACCCTCTCCGTGCCGATCATGTCGCTGGTGATGCCGCCCATCGCCGCTGCCGGGCTGTTGCTGCCGGTCTATGTGGTCAGCGACATGTTCGGCGTCTGGGCCTATCGGCGCGAGTTTTCTGGACGAAACCTTGCCATATTGATGCCCGCCGGCGCCCTTGGCATCGGGGTCGGCTGGGCTACGGCATCCATCGTCACCGATGCGCTTGTGGCGCTGATGGTCGGGCTGATCGGCCTCGCCTTCTGTCTGAACCGCTGGTTTGGTGGCGCGGCGCGCGCGGCGCGTTCCGCTGATGTGCCGCGCGGGCTGTTCTGGGGTGTCGTTGCCGGCTTCACCAGCTTCGTGACCCATGCCGGCGGGCCGCCGTTCCAGATGTATGTGGTGCCCCAGCGCCTGCCGAAGATGGTCTTCGCGGGCACGTCGACCATTCTGTTCGCGGTGATCAATGCGTTGAAGCTGGGACCTTACTGGGCACTCGGCCAGCTCAGCCTGCCAAACCTCAAGATCGCCGGGCTGCTGCTGCCGGTCGCCGTGGCGTCGACGTTTTTCGGCGTGCGTGTTACCCGCATCCTGCCTGAGGTTCTTTTCTACCGTCTGGTGGTGTCGGCGCTGTTCCTGCTGTCGCTCAAGCTGACCTATGACGGCGTTACCCATATGGCGGGCTTGTGA
- the tal gene encoding transaldolase: MSSKLDQLRAMTVVVSDTGDIETVRRLKPQDCTTNPTLLLKAAGMPAYAHLVDEAIDWGKRQGGSRESAVMATCDRLALNFGAELASIVPGRVSTEVDADLSFDTQATIAKAHAFIKAYEARGVGRERILIKIASTWEGLRAAEALQKEGIDCNLTLLFSIVQAVAAADAGAFLISPFVGRILDWHVKAGEGPFTAETDPGVVSVHQIYAYYKKYGIKTVVMGASFRNTGEIEALAGCDRLTIGPALLDELAADEGTLVRRLDPANVEAAPAKLELDEKAFRFALNEDQMATEKLSDGIRLFVKDLRTLRGMVAKRLEGVAAA, translated from the coding sequence ATGTCCTCAAAGCTCGACCAACTGCGTGCCATGACCGTCGTCGTCTCGGACACCGGCGACATCGAGACGGTGCGGCGCCTCAAGCCCCAGGATTGCACTACCAATCCCACCCTGCTGCTCAAGGCGGCCGGGATGCCGGCCTACGCCCACCTTGTCGACGAAGCGATCGACTGGGGTAAGCGCCAGGGTGGCTCGCGCGAGAGCGCGGTGATGGCAACCTGCGACCGGCTGGCGTTGAATTTCGGCGCCGAACTCGCCTCCATCGTTCCCGGCCGGGTCTCGACCGAGGTCGATGCCGACCTGTCCTTCGATACCCAGGCGACGATTGCCAAGGCGCACGCCTTCATCAAGGCCTACGAGGCGCGGGGCGTCGGGCGTGAGCGCATCCTGATCAAGATCGCCTCCACCTGGGAGGGGCTGCGCGCCGCTGAGGCGCTGCAGAAGGAAGGCATCGACTGCAACCTCACCCTCTTGTTCTCCATCGTCCAGGCGGTGGCGGCGGCGGATGCGGGCGCGTTCCTGATCTCGCCTTTCGTCGGCCGCATCCTCGACTGGCACGTCAAGGCGGGAGAGGGCCCGTTCACGGCCGAAACCGACCCCGGCGTGGTCTCGGTTCACCAGATCTACGCCTACTACAAGAAGTACGGCATCAAGACCGTGGTCATGGGCGCCTCCTTCCGCAACACCGGCGAGATCGAAGCGCTGGCGGGCTGCGACCGGCTCACCATCGGTCCGGCGCTGCTCGACGAGCTTGCGGCCGACGAGGGCACGCTGGTGCGCCGGCTGGACCCGGCCAATGTCGAGGCCGCGCCCGCCAAGCTCGAGCTTGACGAGAAGGCGTTCCGCTTCGCGCTCAACGAGGATCAGATGGCGACGGAGAAGCTCTCCGATGGCATCCGTCTCTTCGTGAAGGACCTGCGGACGCTTCGCGGCATGGTGGCGAAGCGGCTGGAGGGCGTCGCGGCAGCCTGA